The Candidatus Cloacimonas sp. genome has a window encoding:
- a CDS encoding sigma-70 family RNA polymerase sigma factor yields MKEISSISMNKKLYDDIIRYIIELTSQRFYYLNLADDIANSILVSFMNSSTFTDPTGYSKDYIKSVFPKAVEDVFSYYQKVTLQYCLTKTNDHSVSEDISQEAIRQLLSSKNKINDVYSWLRQVTHNLICKHYKFKANEKDLHSLLYMETSSLQNVMESGKIIDIEGLNPLKKKEILASQEYRDYCAMLSFNSIKEYASSMNVSEKVAQKRKERVIRNIKSKILLAIGWEASREILSYNQYNAIQKFIRELLKIGCNGEDIKQNSKLNPKLTQVMMGIERIDDWGITMVDNCKFRLYLFHLSRDKQPITTTFYIVLNEKNHISVESCKKNEYIGVHPIPANIQILKEKGRSLWSYEKIISLLK; encoded by the coding sequence ATGAAAGAAATCAGCTCTATCTCAATGAACAAAAAACTATATGATGATATTATCAGATATATCATTGAATTGACTTCACAGAGATTCTATTATCTTAATCTGGCTGATGATATCGCCAATTCTATTTTAGTAAGTTTTATGAATAGCTCAACATTCACCGATCCTACCGGGTATTCAAAAGATTACATCAAGTCCGTATTCCCGAAGGCAGTTGAGGATGTATTTAGCTACTATCAGAAAGTGACATTGCAATACTGCCTTACGAAAACTAACGATCATAGCGTATCTGAAGATATTTCACAGGAAGCAATAAGGCAGCTATTATCATCAAAGAATAAAATCAATGATGTTTATTCTTGGCTAAGACAGGTAACGCACAATCTAATCTGTAAGCACTACAAGTTTAAAGCAAACGAGAAAGATTTGCACAGCTTACTATATATGGAAACCTCTTCCTTACAGAATGTGATGGAATCTGGAAAGATAATAGATATAGAGGGATTGAATCCCCTTAAAAAGAAGGAAATTCTCGCCAGTCAGGAATATCGTGATTATTGTGCAATGCTATCATTCAATAGTATAAAAGAATATGCGTCTTCAATGAATGTTAGTGAAAAAGTGGCACAGAAAAGAAAAGAGAGAGTCATCCGCAATATTAAGTCAAAGATATTACTTGCAATTGGGTGGGAAGCAAGCCGCGAGATACTTAGCTACAATCAATATAACGCAATCCAGAAGTTTATCCGGGAGCTTCTGAAAATTGGATGTAATGGTGAGGATATCAAGCAAAATAGTAAGCTAAATCCAAAGCTAACACAAGTTATGATGGGCATAGAAAGGATAGATGATTGGGGGATTACTATGGTGGATAACTGCAAATTCCGGCTGTATTTATTTCATCTATCCCGAGATAAGCAACCGATTACAACCACTTTTTATATTGTCCTGAATGAGAAAAACCACATCTCAGTAGAATCCTGCAAAAAAAACGAATACATCGGTGTCCACCCAATTCCTGCTAACATACAGATACTCAAGGAGAAGGGTAGATCACTTTGGTCTTATGAAAAAATTATTTCGCTTCTGAAGTAA